From Sinorhizobium sp. B11:
GAACCCTTGAGCACGGCGATGACCAGCAGGTCCTTGGTCGGACCGGCTGCGATATCCTGCGCCAGGGAATGATTGCGCTCGGCGATCTGCTCGGCAGTGAAGAGCGGTTCGATGTTTTTTCCGCGCACGACAGGCATAAAGGCTTGCTCCGTAAAATGAAGGGTAAGCCGTTAGCACATTAATCCCGGCGAAACACCCCGCAGAAGCAGGTTTTCCCGTCGATCAACCCAAAAACGCCCTTGGCGCTCAGGGCATGAAGGAAAGCCGCAGATCCGGCACCTTTCCGCCGACATGCTGCACACGGGCTGAAAAGCCACGACTCTGACCTGCATAAATGGCATCGGCCGGTGGCTCGATGACAATACTGGCGGTCAATCTGTCGTCGGTGACGAGATCAGCGCGGATCGGCTTGACCTGCTGCGTCACGCCGCTGTCGTTCTCGATGATGCCATTGATCAGCAGGATGCGCATGCCATTGGCGTCACGTGGGGTAATCGTCACATGCGAGAAGTGGAGCGTAGCAGCCGGCGGCCCTCCACTTTCCGAAAGAAACGAAAATCCACCGGCAAGTCCGAACACCAGCACGAAGAGCGAGGCGACCAATGCAGCAAAGCCCTGCAGCGACGCCTGTCGTAGCCAGACCTCAATGTTGCGCACGACCGCGGTGACGGTAGAAAGCGGCATTGGAGGTTGGTCCCTGGGCGGGACGCTGCGACGGGGATTGTGGGTCGTATCGCGGGCATTGCCGGACCCACCTTGCTGCCGTGCTTTGCCGACAACAACGAACTCGGCATCGGCAACGTCATCTCTGCGTGGCATGCGCCGAGGCTGGCGAATAACCGGATCCGGCGGCAGAAAATCATAGGTCTGGCCGGCGGCCTGTCTTCTGAAGTAGGATGCTTCCATGGTGGCGACCTCTCGGATGTCCACATGGTTTCGCTGCCCAAGACAATCTTGGCATTGAAACGAATCCAGCCCAGTCGTAAATTTCAATGGTTAATGCTTCGCAAAGATCGCCATCAAACGGGCGTCTTTCCGGCAAAATTTACCCGCTGTTAACGGTGTTGGTTAACAAGTCATGCGGTGAAACCACGAAAGACTGAGCTGCCCCGTTGATCCACTTCGAGAATGTCGGTTTGCGATATGGTATGGGCCCGGAAATCCTCCGGGACCTGACTTTCGACATCCCGAAAAAGTCCTTCCAGTTTCTGACTGGCCCGTCCGGCGCCGGCAAGACCACGCTCCTGCGCCTGCTCTTCATGTCGCTGCAGCCGACCCGCGGCCTAATCCGCATGTTCGGGCGCGACATATCCGAGATTCCGCGGCCCGAGCTGCCGCTGCTGCGCCGCCGGGTCGGCATCGTCTTTCAGGATTTCCGCCTTCTCGACCATCTGACGACCTATGAGAATGTGGCCCTGCCGCTACGCGTGCGCGGCAAGGATGAGAGCACCTACAAGACCGATGTGCTGGAACTTTTGAAATGGGTCGGCCTCGGCGAACGCATCAACGTGTTGCCACCAGTGCTCTCGGGCGGTGAGAAGCAGCGCGCAGCAATCGCCCGCGCACTGATGGACCGGCCGGAAGTGCTGCTTGCCGACGAACCAACCGGCAATGTCGATCCGCCGATGGCCAAGCGCCTGCTGAACCTCTTCATGGAGCTCAATCGCCTAGGCACCGCGGTGGTGATTGCCACTCACGATCTCTCGCTGATGGACCAGGTGGAAGCCCGCCGCATGATCCTCTCGGAAGGGCATCTCGATATTTATGACTAAACCGCCCACCAAGACCCGCGCAAAGGCGCCCGCCGCTGCCCCCGCCCAGCAACCCAAGCGGCCGGAGATGCGCGTGCGCCCCACGGCACCGATCCTGCCGCCATCGAACATCCAGGGCAATGCACTGATGGTTGTCATCGCCATCATGGCATTCCTTGCCTGCCTGACACTCGGTGGCGTCAGCATGGTCCGTTCGACTGCAGCAAGCTGGGAAAGCCAGATCTCCCGCGAAGTCACCATTCAGATCAAGCCCGACGATAACTTGGACATGGAAAAGGCCCTCGTTCAGGCCCGCGATATCGCGCTCACCTTCGTTGGCACGAAGAGCGGTCAAATCGTCGATGAAGCCGCCACTGCTCGCCTTCTGGAGCCGTGGCTCGGCAGCGGTCTGGACATCAAGGAACTTCCCGTGCCGCGACTGGTGATCATCACCATCGACGAGAGCCATCCACCCGACTTTGCGGCGATGCGCGACCTTCTGAAGGAAAGTATCCCGCAGGCCTTCCTTGATGACCACCGTACCTGGGTCGACCGGCTGGTTGCCATGGCCCGCACGACAGTCATGATCGGCACCGGCATTCTGCTACTCGTTTTCGCAGCCATGGTACTGACGGTGGTCTTTGCCACGCGCGGCGTACTCTCCGGCAATCGCCACATCGTCGAAGTCCTGCATTTTGTCGGTGCCGAGAGCTCGTTCGTCGCGACGGAATTCCAGAAGCATTTCCTGAAAATCAGCCTCAAGGGTTCGGCAATCGGCAGTGCGCTGGCCGCCCTCTTTTTTGCCGGCGCCGGCTTCTTGCAGAGCAGGACGATCGCCACGCCAGAGACCGATCAGGCAACGGCCCTCTTCGGCACTTTTTCGGTCGGTGCCCTCGGCTATCTCGGCATCTTGGCAACGATGATCGTGATTGCGTTGCTCACGACGTTGACGGCGCGGCTCACTGTCATGCGCACGATCTATGAAATCGATACATTGCGTTCCGATCCGACGCGCGCGGACGGCATCGTGAATTAGTCGCAGCATGCCGATTTGCCATGAAAGCGTCTGTTCTGCGCCGCAATCAGCGTATAATCACGACTCATGACGATGGGCCATACGACACGCAATCCGATTCGCCCGGACCCGGAGATTGAACGCCCCGAGAGCGTCTCGGCCCGGCGTAG
This genomic window contains:
- the ftsE gene encoding cell division ATP-binding protein FtsE, whose protein sequence is MIHFENVGLRYGMGPEILRDLTFDIPKKSFQFLTGPSGAGKTTLLRLLFMSLQPTRGLIRMFGRDISEIPRPELPLLRRRVGIVFQDFRLLDHLTTYENVALPLRVRGKDESTYKTDVLELLKWVGLGERINVLPPVLSGGEKQRAAIARALMDRPEVLLADEPTGNVDPPMAKRLLNLFMELNRLGTAVVIATHDLSLMDQVEARRMILSEGHLDIYD
- a CDS encoding ABC transporter permease is translated as MTKPPTKTRAKAPAAAPAQQPKRPEMRVRPTAPILPPSNIQGNALMVVIAIMAFLACLTLGGVSMVRSTAASWESQISREVTIQIKPDDNLDMEKALVQARDIALTFVGTKSGQIVDEAATARLLEPWLGSGLDIKELPVPRLVIITIDESHPPDFAAMRDLLKESIPQAFLDDHRTWVDRLVAMARTTVMIGTGILLLVFAAMVLTVVFATRGVLSGNRHIVEVLHFVGAESSFVATEFQKHFLKISLKGSAIGSALAALFFAGAGFLQSRTIATPETDQATALFGTFSVGALGYLGILATMIVIALLTTLTARLTVMRTIYEIDTLRSDPTRADGIVN